Proteins co-encoded in one Polynucleobacter sp. MWH-UH19D genomic window:
- a CDS encoding ClpXP protease specificity-enhancing factor, translated as MPDIPSNKPYLIRALHQWCTDFGFTPFVAVFVDSRVEVPMEYIKNNEIVLNLSIEACHQLQIDNDWISFQARFGGIPRKIMVPVSHVLAIYARENGQGMSFPFEPEKVRDLHIADTSDEGLDKPNLGKPSLRIVK; from the coding sequence ATGCCTGACATTCCAAGCAATAAACCTTACCTAATCCGTGCCCTACATCAGTGGTGCACGGATTTTGGTTTTACACCATTCGTTGCGGTATTTGTGGATAGCAGGGTTGAAGTGCCGATGGAATACATTAAGAACAATGAGATTGTTCTTAACCTCTCTATTGAAGCCTGCCATCAACTTCAGATAGATAATGATTGGATAAGCTTTCAAGCTAGGTTTGGGGGTATCCCTAGAAAAATTATGGTACCAGTGAGCCATGTTTTGGCGATTTATGCCCGTGAGAATGGCCAAGGAATGTCATTCCCATTTGAACCCGAGAAAGTGCGTGATTTGCACATTGCTGATACCTCAGATGAAGGGCTGGATAAGCCAAATTTAGGAAAACCATCCTTAAGAATTGTGAAATAG
- a CDS encoding MFS transporter has translation MAIQPKDYSYNRIAIATCFGTFLEWYDFLVFANLAVIFGSIFFPSTDPNTALLASLATFGIGMIIRPIGSAIFGSLGDKIGRKPVFITTIILMGLATVSIGFLPTYAQVGIWAPILLIGLRILQGISAGGEIGGGAIYLAEHAGNAHRGLKTSFLQLMGPLGIMASTIQIAILQKYLSLEQFYSWGWRVPFWISFLLLLVAFYVRKSVGETPVFLEISREKSQTQYQLINNFKTPEIRKRMFLLFFCISSSGAILFFCTQVYVAIFLKTTVNLESNLVDQLCIISSIALFPLIVLAGSLSDRYGRKTVMLCGIILSAILLYPAFGLLEYLGLLYIQNSEPIAIMSLAAVLVSLSSLLALTVGPQTALLAELFPAKNRNSAATLPHNLAAGWIGGLLPLIMTWLNQIFASSLAGLCYPVIFLTCAGLAAYFYLPETNSVALEK, from the coding sequence ATGGCAATTCAACCAAAAGACTATTCGTATAATCGAATAGCTATTGCAACTTGCTTTGGCACTTTCCTAGAATGGTATGACTTTCTGGTCTTTGCAAATTTGGCAGTCATTTTTGGGTCTATTTTTTTTCCATCTACCGACCCAAATACTGCACTATTAGCCAGCCTTGCAACATTTGGAATTGGCATGATCATTAGGCCAATAGGCTCAGCTATATTTGGCTCCCTAGGGGATAAGATCGGGAGAAAACCGGTCTTTATCACCACCATTATCTTGATGGGGCTTGCAACTGTTAGCATAGGCTTTCTGCCAACTTATGCGCAGGTTGGCATTTGGGCGCCAATTCTATTAATTGGACTCAGAATTCTCCAAGGAATATCGGCAGGTGGCGAAATCGGCGGCGGAGCAATTTATCTAGCGGAACATGCCGGCAATGCTCACAGAGGCCTTAAGACGAGCTTCCTCCAGCTAATGGGGCCACTAGGCATTATGGCCTCAACAATACAAATTGCGATACTTCAAAAATACCTTAGTCTTGAACAGTTTTACTCGTGGGGGTGGCGAGTCCCATTTTGGATTTCATTTTTACTTTTATTGGTAGCTTTTTATGTTCGAAAATCAGTGGGGGAGACGCCTGTATTTTTAGAGATCTCTAGAGAAAAAAGTCAAACACAGTATCAATTAATTAATAATTTCAAAACCCCAGAGATACGCAAGAGAATGTTTTTACTTTTCTTTTGCATTTCATCAAGCGGAGCAATTTTATTTTTTTGTACCCAAGTCTATGTAGCAATTTTCTTAAAAACAACCGTTAATTTAGAATCAAATCTGGTTGATCAACTATGCATAATATCGTCGATTGCTCTTTTTCCTCTAATCGTGCTTGCTGGATCGCTATCTGATAGATACGGGAGAAAGACTGTCATGCTCTGCGGCATCATACTTAGCGCCATTCTTTTATATCCTGCATTTGGGTTACTTGAATATTTAGGCCTGCTATACATTCAAAATTCAGAACCAATTGCCATTATGAGCTTAGCAGCAGTTTTAGTCTCACTCTCTAGTTTGCTGGCCCTTACTGTAGGTCCACAGACTGCCTTACTTGCAGAACTATTTCCGGCAAAAAATCGCAATAGCGCCGCAACACTGCCTCACAACTTAGCTGCAGGCTGGATTGGTGGATTATTACCGCTAATTATGACCTGGCTAAACCAAATATTTGCAAGTAGCTTAGCGGGTCTTTGCTATCCAGTTATCTTTTTAACCTGCGCTGGTTTGGCGGCTTACTTTTATCTACCAGAAACAAATTCGGTAGCATTAGAAAAATAA
- a CDS encoding cytochrome c1 translates to MKRILQTLMGICKVTVVVAALGFGVFANANEGGFPLDKAPERVSSNASLQNGAKLFVNYCLNCHAASSMRYNRLRDIGLTDQHIKDNLILNDAKVGDLMTISMTPKEGKAFFGKNPPDLSVEARARGTDWLYTYLRTFYKDDTTQTGWNNLVYPSVGMPHVLWQLQGERVAKFEERKDPHDEGKMEKVFVGFEQLTPGTMKPQEYDDNVADLVAFMSWMAEPVQLERKRLGVVVLLFLAIFTILAWRLNKTYWKDVH, encoded by the coding sequence ATGAAACGAATTCTGCAAACTTTGATGGGCATCTGCAAGGTAACCGTAGTGGTTGCTGCCCTTGGTTTTGGTGTATTTGCTAATGCAAATGAAGGTGGCTTCCCTTTAGACAAGGCTCCAGAGCGTGTGAGTAGCAATGCTTCTTTGCAAAATGGCGCCAAACTATTTGTGAATTATTGTCTCAATTGCCACGCCGCTTCTAGCATGCGTTACAACCGCTTGCGCGACATTGGCTTAACTGATCAGCATATCAAAGATAATCTCATCTTGAATGACGCTAAAGTCGGTGATTTGATGACAATCTCGATGACTCCAAAAGAAGGCAAGGCTTTCTTTGGAAAGAATCCACCAGATTTGTCTGTTGAAGCACGCGCACGTGGTACGGATTGGTTGTACACCTATCTGCGTACCTTCTACAAAGACGATACAACCCAAACTGGTTGGAATAATTTAGTTTATCCAAGTGTAGGTATGCCGCATGTTTTATGGCAACTGCAAGGTGAGCGTGTAGCTAAGTTCGAAGAGCGCAAAGACCCGCACGACGAAGGCAAGATGGAGAAGGTATTTGTTGGGTTTGAGCAACTCACCCCTGGCACTATGAAGCCACAAGAATATGATGATAACGTTGCTGATTTGGTTGCGTTTATGTCTTGGATGGCCGAGCCAGTGCAGTTAGAGCGCAAGCGACTTGGCGTGGTGGTTCTCTTATTCTTAGCAATCTTTACAATCTTGGCTTGGCGCTTAAATAAGACCTATTGGAAAGATGTTCACTAA
- a CDS encoding glutathione S-transferase N-terminal domain-containing protein has translation MMVLYSGTNCPFSQRCRLVLFEKGMDFEIRDVDLFNKPEDISVMNPYGQVPILVERDLILYESNIINEYIDERFPHPQLMPPDPVARARARLFLFNFEKELFVHVAALENEKGKAAEKTHEKARLAIRDRLTQLAPIFVKNKYMLGDEFSMLDVAIAPLLWRLEHYGIDLSRNAAPLLKYAERIFSRPAYIEALTPSEKVMRR, from the coding sequence ATGATGGTGTTGTACTCGGGTACTAATTGCCCATTCTCGCAACGCTGCCGTTTGGTGCTTTTCGAAAAAGGCATGGATTTTGAAATTCGCGATGTTGATTTATTTAACAAGCCAGAAGATATTTCGGTAATGAATCCCTATGGCCAAGTCCCTATCTTGGTTGAGCGTGATTTAATTCTTTATGAATCAAATATCATTAATGAGTACATTGATGAGCGTTTTCCACATCCGCAATTAATGCCACCAGATCCGGTGGCTCGCGCACGCGCACGCCTCTTCCTCTTTAATTTTGAGAAAGAATTGTTTGTCCATGTCGCAGCATTAGAGAATGAAAAAGGTAAAGCTGCTGAAAAGACTCATGAAAAAGCAAGGTTGGCTATTCGTGATCGTTTGACTCAGTTGGCGCCTATTTTTGTGAAAAATAAGTACATGCTTGGCGATGAGTTTTCAATGTTGGACGTAGCAATTGCTCCATTATTGTGGCGTCTTGAGCATTATGGAATTGATTTATCGCGTAATGCAGCACCTCTTTTGAAATACGCAGAGCGTATTTTTAGTAGGCCTGCTTATATTGAGGCATTGACCCCTTCCGAGAAGGTAATGCGTCGCTAA